GCCTCGGCGCTGCAATCTTTTCATGGCCTGAGAACAGCTCTGAGCATTGATTGCGACACAATGTAACAGATTCAACAACATAATGTGACTCTGTCAAATTCTACCTTGCAGTCCGCGGCCGCCTCTTCTGTGGGGGAGCAGTCGTGACCTTTGTGCATTCTCGAGGTTTGGCACACCACGCAGATGGGCTCCTGATCTGTCCAACAGAAAAGCTTCAGTTTTTCCCCATGCCTCCAGCACAAGCTGTTGGATCCAGATGCATGGGTCTGGCCTTTCCCGTGCAGAAAAGCCTCACACAGGTTTTTAAGGGCCAGGTTGGAGAGGGGGCTCTTTTTGGATGCTCTCCTCCTGCAGATGGGGCAGCTGCAAGAAACGCCGCTTTCCCAAAAACGCTCCAAGCAGTTCTTGCAGAAACTGTGGCTGCATGGCAAAAGGACGGGATCCTTGAAGATTTCACAGCACACGGGACAGGAAAGGTCCTCCACGGGGAGATCTGCAGACATGTCTTTGTGCAGGTACTGCCCTTCTTGCCTTTGTTGTGCGTTTGACATCTCGTAGGGTGGTACCTGCTGTATAGTTTACAGGTGTTCACACTCGCTGGTTTCATGAAGCACAGACCTGATACTATGTATGTCTTGACATGCAACAGTGGAGGAGGAGTCTACTGAACGAGTTAAACTAGAAGTGAAGTGCTCTGAATGAAGTGATGAATGGCACTTAGTCTCAGTCCTTCAGCTTGATATTGAAATCTGTGTTGAGTTTATTTTCCCAATGTGCTAGATTTATACCTTCGCTAGTTAATATACAACCGCATTTTTAGATAATACAGTTCAACCATTTTATTCTCTACAGCCCTGGCGcatattatgcatttttcacAGAATTATGCACACCTGAGTTTAAAAGAGTGCCATGCCAACACACATTAGAGCAAAGTGATAAAAAGGGTCTCATTTAACAGAAAACCCTCTATATTTGACAATTATTCTGGTAGGTTACTCTGTTAGAATGGTGAAATAGATATTTTTGAGAGTGCGTTTTTATATGATGTATGTTTCGTGAGTTTGTgtgatataaatatgaaatgaatgttATTCATATGCCCCTCAAAAGGGGGATGGTTGGTTGCGGGATGACAAATTCAGAACTTATTGTGGGTTTGTAATGTAACATAAATGCACAATTGAGAACGGTGAGCTTCTCCtcaaaaacttttgtttatattgcgctttttaaaatgttcattgttacaaagcagctgttcatgaaaacatgttaactttAAGCAATACTTTAAATATCATACACGCATTGACACACACACTAAtccacaccaaacacacacacacaatcacacacacagatagagacagaagagaaaagaagagaaacacaggtAAAATATTATGCAGACTATCAATTCCTATGTGGGGTAAAGTGAAGCCAGTGTGCAAACAGTGACAAGGAACCTGAAACTCCAGTGGAGAAAAAAACGTtgggagaacccaggcccagcCGGGGGAACCAGTTCTCCTCTGACACCACGGACGCCATATAGGGGGGAaaagttaggacaattccaagggcccatgactgacaggggccccAAAAATAGGATATAACTattaaaccatcatcattcagtatatatatttatataataataaaattaaagatctctttgtttttgccAGTAAAAGTTGAAAAtccccattgaccaaaaagtaaacatccatattgaccgaccAATCCCGTATATCTGCAtaaaatggtttggtcctgccttAACGCTCTCAGCGACGGTGTTTAGTTGAAGTCAGTAGATGCGCCAGAATCacagtgaccacaatgttgcctagtaacgttaaatcaaaatctggtttttgaaaagggaaagagagaaaagagagagaacgaaggaaagggtgtcaaactgaaacccagtttttcaccaagaaatGTGGCTAGGCTATAGTCTGTGAGTGGTATTAACCTGTTGGCTTAATGTCCATAGTGAAATAAGCTATCTAGCTACAGACTAGGGTTAGcttacatttaatcaccatttaatcagtgcagggaaacgtttagcaagatattcataataatatatgtgcagctaagtaaaaaaatctgctgttttcattgttttcagaggatgatgttaatgttaatttattttggttgaaaagttaatatatatttaaattcatttttttatctttcagttataattatattaataattaataataattttgtttagagaattttccattttgtcaaatcttacaataaaaataaaatgagactgtaaaagatgaccttcagcacatttttatggttgcttataatcttgcatcaaatagtgaactgcataatagacttgcatgcatgtacaaatcaccagcagttAATATTGTGCAAGtactagtattgaactacaagaagcaagacagttgaaagcctttaattagagttatgtGTAAACCCTAATGAGTTGAGATTACTCAAACAATTTGAGGAAAATGATTTTCTTAGTTTATTTGAGTAATGAggagatttacatttaaattaaatttattaaaactgGCTGGCTCTACTGCTGCATCTCTTTAGGCTCGACAGTGCTTGCGCAACTAAgctaaataaacaagaaaaaaagaaaggaaagtGGTAGATGATAGATTTAGTGTAATCTTAATATTCTAATACTTATTTGCTGTTGGAATTTTGTTGTGTAGTGAGGACATGTCAGGTCGCCACCTCCCTCTTTCATCTCCATCAAGAGTTTTAAGATGTCAAAAGATAGCATATATTTCTAGTTTTGCGTTCTGCAATTTATAGGTTTAatgatgaaatgtaaaaaaggtgGGGGCGACAGAGTTTAAAAAGGGTTAAAACCCTTGAAGAAAagttttttcataatgttttaaatcttttaatctgAAGGTATATTTGAACCTTCGAAATTACTTTAGtagataaaatataattgtgcataCTGTTTCTTTCAGTAGAAATTTAactttcaaatgtttgtttgtttttgaccaAATAATTAAGAAACTACAGCCAAAGTAGATGGAAATTCCTCATATAGCCCTTCATCAGATAAGGGAAAACACAGCGAGATTATTTTAGACAAAGGGTGACTGTGAAGATCCcagaatataacagttttaaTTTTTCTGGATGTTTTTTGTCACAGTACTATTCCTTATGCTACAATTgtgttatttcataatttaatgAGTTTACTATcgttttaaatgtgaaaaaatataaataaagaataagtgAGTAATGTCCTTATACAGTAGATAACATCTGTTTGGAATTAAATttaccaaaaatataaaaaatgacataccaattagtttatatttagttaaaaacatttatcctACTTTAggacatttatttatctttgtttatCACTGTTAAGATAAACCAAACAAATGTCTTTCCCTTCACCGTAACGTATGTaaacaacaactgtttattttattggtaATTTATACTActaaatgatttaatttaataatctCATAAAATCTGTTATCAGTTCATATTTGTTATTGTAGCTGTTGTGCTGCTGCAGATTCTACGTTGACCTGTAGCTGTCAGATTTCTGCATTCACAACAGTCTCTGCATgctgtgtgtgttgaatgtgtaaCTATTATAAACTGACttctatttttcattaaaattctCTTCTTCagaatgaaaatattatattcatGACATTAGTCGTACACACACATGCTATCAGTAAACCAGAACACTGGTGGAGTAATTCTCCTCCCCTGCTAAATGTTTTCTGAAGGATTCAAATCATTAAATGGAATTAAGTGAATATGTGTTGTAAGATTTTTAGAATTTGAGTATAGGCCAACCAGATGTTTGTCATACAATGTTTTCCAAAAGACATGAATGTAGAGTCAAGGGTCAATGTCTATTTTTTACCAACATCATGTTGAATAGAATGCTTGGCACATCcatcattctttttttatatcaacGTTATAGTATTATACGATCAATCATCTCCATTTCCCATAGCTATATTTTTCAGACATGTCTATAACAGTCATTGGTCCTCAGAGAGTCGCCTATCATCTCCATCCAAATCTCAGGCAGCATCCTATCCGCTGTCTCCACGAGCTCAAGGTCCTCCTTCTCTCCTCCGCTCTTGGTTACCATGGGGATGACGTCACCTTGCGCCACACGTTCAGCCCAGTAATGGTGGATTCACACGGTACGCGGCAGTCGCGCTGGTCCACTTTATTTTCACAGGGAAACATGCGGTAAGCAGCAAAACGCGGGCCGCTTCGTTGGCGGTGCGCAAGAGGTGCTCGTGCATCCAAAATCCTGCAACTTCCACGGGCACCGTTCTTTAAAGGCGACTATTACGCGGCAATTCCACCGCTCACCGTGTACCGTGTGAATGACCCATAACGGGGTTAAGAGGCGGGCGTTCATCTGCGAGGAGAGAGACGCTCTCGTAAAGAAAAAAAGCAGCTCAGCCCGTCAGTGTGCAGAAGACGACGACCCACGACTTCTCCATCCCCGCCATTACCAGACACCATGCGCGAGATTGTGCACCTGCAAGCCGGTCAGTGCGGCAACCAGATCGGAGCTAAGGTAAAAATGTTCACACACAGATAATTGAGAATTTTCATAAGCGACGGATGCTTATCTCAGTTGCATGCACAAAGCTGCGCTCCGAGGGTGGTGACTAATCCAGTCTTAAAGAATCTTCCAGAAATGAGTTGTAGATGAAtctgattcattcattttgtgcttttaaatcACTGTTTGGATTTTTAGCCGGTGCCTTGTGCGCAAAGATGTCCTTTCATTGGCTGTGGAATGAGCTCATCATCCATTGTGCGAGGGggaatgaatgaacaaaacgGTCTCTTATTTCTACTCCCTCGTTCTCGAATTGTTACAGTCAtgcatttaatacaattgtgcAGTAGACTAATATATCTGTAGGCTTGGATATCTTTATTGATGGTAATGATAATTTATTGGTTGGATATATAATCTTTTGAGAATGACCTACTTAACGTTGAATTAAGGTTTTGGGGTCAAGTATTTTCCTTTTGAATTTAACGTTTACTagttatataatatacataaggtgtatttatggatatatGCATGCTTAACAGTATAGCTCACAGTCCTTTAATCAAAGTAATCAAACGCTAACCCTTTTAAAATAGCATCAAATTGTTGCACTGCTCGGTTTAagggaaaaacataaaatatcatTTAGCCATAAGATTTTAACCATCAAATAAATGGCATTTGTTTTATTCGTGTGTACAAATATGTGTACATTGCATTATAAATTTCATcgataatttaatattttgctcTTAAGTAAATAGTGAATAGTTGGTTTCCACAATCACATCTTTTTTACAGGAAAAAGATATTTGTGGTTTTATATGTAGATGTAGATATTGAAAATTAAGATGTAATTGTTGATTTCACTCCCTATCTGTGGCCTCCGCCCTGCTGTCTCTCCTCCCCTTTCAGTTCTGGGAGGTTATCAGTGATGAGCACGGCATTGATCCAACCGGAGCATATCATGGAGACAGCGACCTGCAGCTAGACAGGATCAGCGTTTACTACAACGAGGCCTCAGGTCATTTTTTCTTACTATTAATAGTTACACATTCAACATTTTCCGCATTCATACAACTTTGATTTTAAAGACAGGCGACAGCATAAATACAGAGGGGATCTTAAACATGTGATTCATTTCTCAAATAGAATAGATTTTAAATTTGGAAGTATGACATTTCAATTGAAGTGAAACGTTAAATTGGctatacatttttgtcatttgatgACATCCAGGATCCACATAAATACAAACCCTGAGAAACCAAAATCTGAACCCATCATGATTTGAGAATATTCAGAGGAGAACCTTGTTTGTCAACGGAAGCTATGAAATTTGACCTTCTGTACTATTTACTATACAATTCAACATTTCTTcagaattgtttttattcttgtcCGAAACAGCCCCCATATACCCTTATATAGTGCACCGTTTAAATGGGAACAGGCATTTTGTAGTGGTGTCCAAAATCATACTAGACATTATTCAGTGCACTCATTCAATCCCAATGACTCTCAAAGTGAAAAAACCCTGAAGGCTCAGGTGTAGGACAAAACAGACTCATACACACTGATATATAACAGCTCATCCACTGAACGACTTTCCACATCTCTGCAGAAGATGGTTCCCTTAACCACCAAATTCACTTAGTCCTTAAAGGTTGAAGTACATTAATGAAGTAATGTAAAGGGAATAATGAATGAGGGTATAGGGGCAACTTTGGACTTTGTATGGTTCCAGGTttacaaagattttttaaatcaagatttTCCGAGTGGTCTCAGATGTTTAATCCCCACCGTATGTGCACTTGAAATAAgcaaataattcattttaagggtctccaattaaaaaaaaaacctgtcccTTTGTGTAGGTGGGAAGTATGTTCCACGAGCCATCTTGGTCGATCTGGAGCCTGGCACCATGGATTCAGTTCGCTCTGGACCCTTTGGGCAGATCTTCAGGCCTGACAACTTTGTGTTCGGTAAGAAAATCAGTCATCATTATTTCACATTGGAATGCGAGTGCGGTCAGTAGCTCTATCATTGCATGTTTGCAGGTCAGAGCGGTGCTGGAAACAACTGGGCCAAAGGCCACTACACAGAAGGAGCAGAGCTGGTAGACTCTGTTCTAGATGTTGTTCGTAAGGAAGCCGAGAGCTGCGATTGCCTGCAGGGTTTCCAGCTTACTCACTCCCTGGGTGGAGGGACTGGATCCGGCATGGGTACCCTGCTTATCAGCAAGATCCGCGAAGAGTACCCAGACCGTATCATGAACACCTTCAGCGTGGTGCCCTCGCCCAAGGTGTCCGACACAGTGGTGGAGCCCTACAACGCCACCCTGTCCGTCCACCAGTTGGTGGAGAACACGGACGAGACCTACTGTATCGACAACGAGGCTCTCTACGACATCTGCTTCCGCACCCTCAAACTCACCACACCAACCTACGGCGACCTTAACCATCTTGTCTCCGCCACCATGAGCGGCGTGACCACCTGCCTCCGCTTCCCTGGCCAGCTCAACGCCGACCTCCGCAAACTGGCCGTCAACATGGTGCCCTTCCCCCGTCTCCACTTCTTCATGCCCGGCTTCGCTCCACTCACCAGCCGTGGCAGCCAGCAGTACCGCGCCCTCTCCGTGCCCGAGCTCACGCAGCAGATGTTCGACGCCAAGAACATGATGGCCGCCTGCGATCCACGACACGGGCGTTACCTGACAGTGGCCGCCGTGTTCCGCGGACGCATGTCCATGAAGGAGGTGGACGAGCAGATGCTCAACGTGCAGAATAAGAACAGCAGTTACTTCGTTGAGTGGATCCCCAACAACGTCAAGACCGCCGTGTGCGACATCCCGCCACGCGGGCTCAAAATGTCCGCCACCTTCATCGGCAACAGCACGGCCATCCAGGAGCTGTTCAAACGCATCTCTGAGCAGTTCACCGCCATGTTCCGCCGCAAAGCCTTCTTGCACTGGTACACCGGCGAGGGCATGGATGAGATGGAGTTCACCGAGGCCGAGAGCAACATGAATGACCTGGTGTCCGAGTACCAGCAGTACCAGGATGCCACCGCCGAAGAGGGCGAGTTTGAAGAAGAGGGCGAGGAAGAAGTCGCCTAAATCACAACCATTGCCACATCCACTTCACCCCTAACATTTCATTCTtcacatgacaaaaaacaatgctctccagaacaaacaaatgtgtTCTCCTTCTCAGTATCCGTTGAAAACAAGTGACATTTTAATGAACAGTGAACATTTTGACTTTTGTGTTTCTGAATGTTGTGAATTCACGCCCTCAAATCTTCCCCTCATCCAATGCAACTGAGTTTAAACTGTGAAGATTTGTGAACATTGTGACTTTGTCAATGCCAATCTGAATAAAGGCCGATTCTACATGAAACACGCTTTGCTCTTTTCTCTGTAGTAGGTTTGcatacatgtttaatttacacAATCATAATTTAAAACTTCCAATCTGGAAATTTTGTGCTTCATAAAGGAAATGTCAGAAATTCTTCACTAGAGAGCGCTGTTCCAGAAAACATGTCATTCAACAGGCGCGTTTCTTAGATAAAGCCTAGCATTGTTCTTGCCAAGCAATATCAAAACACTGCCTTAAGCAATACTGTCAAATGCTTTCTGACACACCTCTTTAACGTAGAAATCTCTGTTGCTTCGATCACATTTATGGAAAATTAACATTAGATTAattataaacagtatatatgaataaatataataggTAAATCATGCCAATTAATCAATGCACCTTGAAATAATGTTGCTGAAGTCTACAGGTACTCGGGTAGACACCATGGTCCGGGGTTCAATGTATAGGAATATAATGCATTGAGCAAAAGCATCTGGCTATTGCATAGATGTTAATGCAGATAAGATCGTAAATATATCCTACAGCATATTTGAAGGAGGCAACACGTTCAATAAAATTATCAACATTTGTGTATGTATTGGCTAACAATCTAGAACAAGAATGAAATGTCATTGCTAGGATTCAGCACAAGCAGATCAGTCAACAAAAGCATTTTTCCTATTATCCAAATTCCATTTCCAAGATTTAAAGCCTAAAGGTCAATGCAATTCTATAATGAATAGCTCCAGCAGGTGTGGTCTTCTCTGAAACAGGTTCTTCGTTTAGTTTTTATGGTTCAACTTTAATATATTCACTGAGAAATGTGCTGTCTGTTGCAGGGTAAATATTGGAGTTCATATAAGTGGTCATACTCGCTCCGTTTCGTCATAACACAGGCTTAAATCTGTGCCCTGTGCTTTCAAACAAGGTGGTTAGTTCATCTGTTTCACCATTTTGAACAGTCCTATTATCATGTGCTTCAGGGTGAACCAGCAAAAATATGAGTTCATGTGTCAAATCAGTCTCTCCTCTTTAGGTAATTTGAGGGCGTCTGGTGTCGCTACACTGGGAACTCCTGTCTGCTCCTCTGTGCTGGGTCGATACGTCCCCTCCGTCTGACGCTTCTTCTTTACCACGCAGAACAGAAACAACAGCACCCCCACCAAAATTAACAGTGCTCCCACGACCACAATTGGTACTACAATAGCCACAATATCCGTGCCCTGGACAAAGAGAAAAGTTGATCTAGGTTAGATGTTTTCAGATAGCACACTGTAAACATgctattcattttatttattgaataaacaaatactGCATCAGTAAACAGGATATTTTAGAAACATTTGATATTAACTGTAACCATTTGTAATGTCAACTAAAGGAAcgtcaaatttattttaatacttattttaattagatgttcaatgtattttattattacgtATCACATGAAATTGAATGTTATggccagtgttgggtgtaaccagttactaagtaattagttactgtaatttaattacctttcccttgaaaaagtaaattaagggattactcatatgttttctgtaatttaattacagttacttttgatttaattaaactaaatactttgttaaatatatgcgtgtgcaatagtgtaattgacatcaaaattcaaagtcttattttaaaatatgtgctttaatgtataattctcacatttgtaatactttggttaataatattatttatttgaatgaatgaaataagcagtttcatgtctatccttgaatcacttaactaataaaagttgatgtaggatatagaaagtaataagtaataagtaactaaatactttttggacagagtaattttgacagtaatctaattacactattgaatatgtaatgagtaactagtaattaattactttttcagagtaacttacccaacactgattatgGTCCATAATGAAGGAAGACTTTGGGgtggtttcctgg
This region of Triplophysa dalaica isolate WHDGS20190420 chromosome 7, ASM1584641v1, whole genome shotgun sequence genomic DNA includes:
- the tubb4bl gene encoding tubulin beta-4B chain is translated as MREIVHLQAGQCGNQIGAKFWEVISDEHGIDPTGAYHGDSDLQLDRISVYYNEASGGKYVPRAILVDLEPGTMDSVRSGPFGQIFRPDNFVFGQSGAGNNWAKGHYTEGAELVDSVLDVVRKEAESCDCLQGFQLTHSLGGGTGSGMGTLLISKIREEYPDRIMNTFSVVPSPKVSDTVVEPYNATLSVHQLVENTDETYCIDNEALYDICFRTLKLTTPTYGDLNHLVSATMSGVTTCLRFPGQLNADLRKLAVNMVPFPRLHFFMPGFAPLTSRGSQQYRALSVPELTQQMFDAKNMMAACDPRHGRYLTVAAVFRGRMSMKEVDEQMLNVQNKNSSYFVEWIPNNVKTAVCDIPPRGLKMSATFIGNSTAIQELFKRISEQFTAMFRRKAFLHWYTGEGMDEMEFTEAESNMNDLVSEYQQYQDATAEEGEFEEEGEEEVA
- the crb3a gene encoding protein crumbs homolog 3a, with protein sequence MHPTQNISPFWLRVGVQIDFSEMILQFGLLAASFLLLFPRNALIQAVDTTMPSNTTTGNITTPSSGTDIVAIVVPIVVVGALLILVGVLLFLFCVVKKKRQTEGTYRPSTEEQTGVPSVATPDALKLPKEERLI